Proteins from one Juglans microcarpa x Juglans regia isolate MS1-56 chromosome 1S, Jm3101_v1.0, whole genome shotgun sequence genomic window:
- the LOC121246267 gene encoding uncharacterized protein LOC121246267, which translates to MTREFKEANDKKQTNVEPRRSIRTETWRPPPMNVYKANWDAFVDRVSCRMGVGVVVRNLEGCVIATSRSLFPDTKLDEAVAALRAVLYCKQLGISRLLIEGDALNVVNDLNKETMDWSTAGLIIQDIALLFS; encoded by the coding sequence ATGACTAGGGAATTTAAAGAGGCCAATGACAAAAAACAAACTAATGTGGAACCTAGAAGGTCAATTCGAACAGAAACCTGGAGGCCCCCTCCAATGAATGTTTACAAGGCCAATTGGGATGCCTTTGTTGATCGAGTAAGCTGTAGAATGGGGGTAGGTGTGGTGGTCAGAAACTTGGAGGGGTGTGTAATAGCAACTTCAAGGAGTTTGTTCCCCGATACTAAACTTGATGAGGCAGTGGCTGCTCTCAGAGCAGTTCTTTATTGCAAACAACTAGGAATTTCAAGATTATTGATTGAAGGGGATGCTCTCAATGTGGTTAATGATCTCAACAAAGAGACAATGGATTGGAGCACAGCAGGTCTGATCATTCAAGACAttgctcttttattttcatag
- the LOC121246265 gene encoding uncharacterized protein LOC121246265 — MEALVDLNPAVTPEMNSQLTKACSYDGVKCALFEMDPLSSPGPDGFSAGFYQDHWEVVGDGVVEVVKEIFNSMRGLHEINETFIVLIPKKRKPTLSAFVPGRFISNNIIVAYEAMHSMKNRARMRGYMAMKLDMSKAMKLDMSKAYDRIKWPILEAMLLKMGFDKEWTDLIMQCVSSVKYSLLFNEMLDKAERKCHISGYPFARGSLMFNHLFFVDDSLLFYKANALEWSRLFRILKTYEEASGQRLNLEKSAIFFQQEHIS, encoded by the exons ATGGAGGCTTTGGTGGACTTAAATCCTGCAGTAACACCTGAGATGAATTCCCAATTAACAAAGGCTTGTTCTTATGATGGGGTAAAATGTGCTTTATTTGAAATGGATCCACTGAGCTCTCCAGGACCTGATGGATTCTCTGCTGGCTTTTATCAGGACCACTGGGAAGTAGTTGGTGATGGTGTGGTGGAGGTTGTTAAAGAGATATTCAACTCCATGAGAGGACTACATGAGATCAATGAAACCTTTATAGTTCTGATTCCAAAAAAGAGAAAGCCCACCCTG AGTGCCTTCGTCCCAGGGCGTTTTATCTCTAATAACATCATTGTTGCTTATGAAGCAATGCACTCAATGAAAAATAGAGCAAGAATGAGGGGGTACATGGCAATGAAATTGGACATGAGCAAGGCAATGAAATTGGACATGAGCAAAGCATATGATAGAATAAAGTGGCCTATCTTGGAAGCTATGTTACTTAAAATGGGCTTTGATAAGGAGTGGACAGATTTGATAATGCAGTGTGTCTCTTCAGTGAAATACTCTTTGCTATTCAATGAG ATGTTGGATAAAGCTGAGAGAAAGTGCCATATATCTGGTTATCCATTTGCAAGAGGATCATTGATGTTTAACCATCTCTTCTTCGTAGATGATAGCTTGCTTTTCTACAAAGCTAATGCTCTTGAGTGGAGTAGATTGTTCAGAATTCTCAAGACTTATGAGGAAGCCTCTGGTCAAAGATTGAACCTAGAGAAATCAGCAATTTTTTTTCAGCAAGAACACATCAGCTAA
- the LOC121246696 gene encoding DEAD-box ATP-dependent RNA helicase 3, chloroplastic: MASFIGVSSIYRTPTLELYRRTATLTTTPLLSLPLSDKCHLNNVPKAYNTGQKPFSFESGSTLRSGFKQQSLGLVPSAIATPNSSVLSEEAFKGLSGGSPEDSLDDYYDSEVEPSSAASVGEEEVTISKLGLPQSLVDTLESRGITHLFPIQRAVLVPALESRDLIARAKTGTGKTLAFGIPIIKRLYEDDEQRGSQRRSGRLPRVLVLAPTRELAKQVEKEIKESAPYLNTVCVYGGVSYVTQQNALSRGVDVVVGTPGRIIDLIKGNSLKLGEVQYLVLDEADRMLAVGFEEDVEVILEKLPPARQSMLFSATMPGWIKKLTRKYLNDPLTIDLVGDQDEKLAEGIKLYAITATATSKRTILSDLITVYAKGGKTIVFTQTKRDADEVSMALTNSIASEALHGDISQHQRERTLNGFRQGKFTVLVATDVASRGLDIPNVDLVIHYELPNDPETFVHRSGRTGRAGKEGTAILMFTSSQRRTVRSLERDVGCKFEFVGPPSIKEVLESSAEQVVAALTGVHAKSIEFFTPTAQKLIEEQGISALAAALAQLSGFSQPPSSRSLISHEQGWVTLQLTQHPPYSSRYLSARYVTGLLSDIYPAAADQVGKIHLIADERVQGAVFDLPEEIANELLNRQTPPGNIISKITKLPALQDDGPPSDYYGRFSSRDRNNGRGSRDRRSLRSSRGWGSGQNSDSDDGFFRSGNRSYRTDNSWSRFAKSSGDDWLIGGRQSRTRDRGFGGSCFNCGRSGHKASECPNKKSY, encoded by the exons ATGGCTTCTTTCATAGGCGTTTCGTCCATTTACAGAACTCCAACACTCGAGCTTTATAGAAGGACGGCAACATTAACAACAACGCCTTTGCTTTCGTTACCCTTATCGGACAAGTGTCACCTCAATAATGTTCCGAAAGCCTACAACACCGGCCAAAAGCCCTTCTCTTTCGAATCCGGCAGTACACTTAGGAGTGGCTTCAAGCAGCAGAGCCTCGGTTTGGTTCCGTCCGCGATTGCCACCCCCAATTCTTCGGTCCTAAGTGAAGAAGCATTCAAAGGCCTCAGTGGTGGTTCCCCAGAAGACTCTCTGGATGACTATTATGACTCTGAGGTGGAACCATCTTCTGCTGCCTCTGTGGGTGAGGAAGAAGTCACCATTTCCAAATTGGGTTTGCCTCAGAGTCTCGTCGATACCCTCGAGAGCCGTGGGATTACTCACCTTTTCCCCATTCAA AGAGCTGTTTTAGTCCCAGCACTGGAAAGTCGAGATCTCATTGCTCGTGCAAAGACTGGGACTGGGAAGACGCTAGCCTTTGGGATCCCAATTATTAAACGCCTTTACGAAGATGACGAACAAAGAGGGTCTCAGAG GCGGTCTGGTCGTCTTCCTAGAGTTTTGGTTCTTGCACCTACACGGGAGCTAGCAAAGCAAGTGGAAAAAGAGATTAAAGAGTCTGCACCTTATTTAAATACTGTATGTGTTTATGGAGGTGTTTCTTATGTCACACAGCAGAATGCACTTTCCCGTGGAGTTGATGTAGTTGTTGGGACTCCTGGTCGAATAATCGACCTGATAAAAGGTAACAGCCTCAAACTGGGGGAAGTTCAATATTTGGTCCTTGATGAAGCTGATCGGATGCTTGCGGTTGGCTTTGAGGAGGATGTGGAAGTAATTTTGGAAAAGCTTCCACCTGCACGTCAGAGCATGCTCTTTTCTGCAACTATGCCTGGTTGGATAAAGAAACTGACACGGAAATATTTGAATGACCCGTTGACAATTGATTTg GTTGGCGATCAAGATGAAAAGCTCGCTGAAGGGATAAAGCTTTATGCTATAACAGCTACTGCAACTTCGAAGCGCACCATTCTTAGTGACCTTATAACA GTATATGCAAAGGGTGGGAAGACCATTGTTTTCACACAGACTAAACGTGATGCCGATGAAGTCTCGATGGCATTAACAAATAGCATTGCTTCCGAAGCATTGCATGGAGATATATCTCAACATCAGAGGGAAAGAACATTAAATGGATTTCGACAAGGGAAATTCACAGTGCTTGTCGCCACTGATGTTGCATCCCGTGGACTTGATATCCCAAATGTTGACCTA GTTATTCACTATGAACTTCCCAATGATCCAGAGACTTTCGTGCATCGCTCTGGTCGTACTGGTCGTGCAGGAAAAGAAGGTACTGCCATTCTCATGTTTACTAGTAGCCAGAGGAGAACAGTGAGATCCCTTGAGCGTGATGTGGGATGCAAGTTTGAGTTTGTTGGCCCACCATCTATCAAAGAGGTTCTGGAGTCATCTGCTGAGCAAGTAGTTGCTGCTCTAACTGGAGTTCATGCCAAGTCTATAGAGTTTTTCACGCCAACTGCACAAAAATTGATTGAAGAACAGGGAATAAGTGCTCTTGCAGCTGCACTAGCACAATTGAGTGGATTCTCCCAACCTCCTTCATCCCGGTCTCTAATCAGTCATGAGCAG GGATGGGTTACATTGCAATTGACTCAACATCCACCTTATTCTAGTAGATACCTGTCTGCTAGATATGTCACTGGGCTTCTTTCTGACATTTACCCTGCAGCCGCTGATCAAGTTGGAAAAATACATCTAATTGCTGATGAAAGG GTGCAAGGTGCTGTTTTTGATCTTCCAGAGGAGATTGCAAACGAGTTGCTGAATAGGCAAACACCACCTGGAAACATTATTTCCAAGATTACCAAG TTGCCTGCCTTGCAAGATGATGGCCCTCCGAGTGATTATTATGGCAGGTTTTCTAGCAGGGATCGGAATAACGGACGTGGATCTAGGGATCGGAGAAGTCTTAGAAGCTCACGGGGTTGGGGCAGTGGTCAAAATTCTGACAGTGATGATGGTTTTTTTAGGAGTGGTAATCGGAGTTATAGAACTGATAACAGCTGGTCGCGGTTTGCAAAGAGCAGTGGGGATGATTGGCTGATTGGAGGTAGACAGTCAAGAACCAGGGACAG AGGCTTTGGAGGTTCCTGTTTTAATTGTGGACGGTCTGGGCACAAGGCATCAGAATGCCCAAACAAGAAAAGCTATTAG